Proteins from one Spinacia oleracea cultivar Varoflay unplaced genomic scaffold, BTI_SOV_V1 SOVchr0_033, whole genome shotgun sequence genomic window:
- the LOC130465005 gene encoding uncharacterized protein, with amino-acid sequence MVSDQEEDEFLGFSDDEGDGSSTDSDSGDEGVAVETDAVPLNAHQYGDMEQFQQVPDLNELAQDFPNEDETASANSANSQVVPYLFDLNTPQIDESETPPYHQTSTPINIVHHKPGKQRLTVGLKLEILIFLLRRKKPGLEKLIKGTITEAAIKYDYTPRTIGKIWNKARRQQEAMQTYDMSTNFHKCGRKRKEVPYEQIVAIAMGDRTCIIDLARMLNLSPSTVWRIIKRKVLKAHSSPLCPGISETCKMTRMRWVLRLIMDYSIPHDPTYYGMFDFVHIDEKCSGKAKMGDDGNCEFDGKLGIFPFTNSVAAKRTSKNRVKGTLETKPVKSVNQIATRAMMINMLIPAIKEKWPPHVGEKVIYIIQDNAKAHILQSDPEWQQHYKQDGFTFVLTQQPANSPDCNILDLGFFRSIQSLMHKKMPKTVEDLSGAVIDAYKELHPKTLSNVWMTLQYVGNEILKHKGDNNYQLPHNKKKILEDEGNLPEQVKAPIWAVNECTQLYDEWKANQ; translated from the exons atggTTTCAGATCAAGAGGAAGATGAATTCCTCGGATTTTCAGACGATGAAGGTGATGGTTCCAGCACGGATTCTGACTCGGGGGACGAAGGAGTTGCTGTTGAAACTGATGCAGTGCCCTTAAATGCTCATCAATACGGGGACATGGAGCAATTTCAGCAAGTACCAGATTTAAATGAACTGGCACAAGACTTTCCAAATGAAGATGAGACAGCATCAGCAAATTCAGCAAACTCACAGGTTGTTCCatatttatttgatttaaaCACCCCTCAAATAGATGAGTCAGAAACACCTCCATACCATCAAACATCAACTCCAATTAACATTGTTCATCATAAGCCGGGGAAGCAAAGGTTAACTGTTGGATTGAAGTTGGAAATTTTGATTTTCCTGCTTCGTAGGAAAAAACCAGGTTTAGAGAAACTCATTAAGGGGACAATCACAGAGGCAGCAATCAAGTATGATTACACTCCAAGAACAATCGGAAAAATATGGAACAAGGCTAGGAGACAGCAGGAAGCAATGCAAACATATGATATGTCCACCAACTTCCACAAATGTggcagaaaaagaaaagaagtacCATATGAACAAATTGTAGCGATTGCAATGGGGGACAGAACATGTATTATAGATCTTGCAAGGATGCTTAATTTGAGCCCGTCAACAGTTTGGAGAATAATCAAGAGAAAGGTGTTAAAGGCTCACTCAAGTCCCTTATGTCCCGGCATTTCAGAAACTTGCAAGATGACAAGAATGAGATGGGTACTTAGATTAATTATGGATTACTCAATACCACATGACCCAACATATTATGGCATGTTTGACTTCGTTCACATAGATGAAAAATG CAGTGGCAAGGCCAAGATGGGTGATGATGGGAATTGTGAGTTTGATGGAAAATTGGGTATTTTTCCATTCACAAATTCAGTTGCAGCTAAAAGAACATCAAAGAACAGAGTGAAGGGGACACTAGAAACCAAGCCAGTGAAGTCAGTGAATCAAATAGCAACAAGGGCCATGATGATCAACATGTTAATTCCAGCAATCAAAGAGAAATGGCCACCTCATGTCGGGGAAAAGGTGATATACATAATTCAAGACAACGCAAAAGCACACATATTGCAATCTGATCCAGAGTGGCAACAACACTACAAACAAGATGGGTTTACTTTTGTATTAACTCAACAACcagcaaacagtccagattgTAACATATTGGATTTGGGATTTTTTAGGTCAATACAATCACTCATGCATAAGAAAATGCCAAAGACAGTGGAAGATTTAAGTGGAGCAGTGATTGACGCttacaaagaacttcatccaaAGACATTGTCTAATGTGTGGATGACACTCCAATATGTGGGAAATGAAATTCTAAAACACAAGGGAGACAATAACTACCAACTTCCACACAACAAGAAAAAAATTTTAGAGGATGAAGGCAATCTACCAGAACAAGTGAAGGCACCAATATGGGCAGTGAATGAGTGCACACAACTCTatgatgaatggaaagcaaaTCAATGA